The Sporomusa termitida genome has a window encoding:
- a CDS encoding KpsF/GutQ family sugar-phosphate isomerase, with protein sequence MPIEQARACLELEAEAIRALIPRIDDQFVIAMNMILHGTGRVVVTGMGKSGLIGKKIAATLASTGTPAFFLHPAEGIHGDLGMVTAADIVLAISNSGETSELVSILPAIKRIGAAIIAMTGRKQCTLVQNADAFLNVAVEKEACPLGLAPTASTTAALAMGDALAVALLSARNFTPEEFALYHPGGSLGRKLLLTVENVMRGGEDLPVITPAKTVKEALFAITAKGLGAVLVVESLAGMQLVGLLTDGDIRRSLENGHEFLDKPVGELMTRQPRTIVKDKLAAQALNLMEKNQPRPITLLPVVDSQFRAIGIIHLTDLLRQGVV encoded by the coding sequence ATGCCTATAGAACAAGCACGGGCTTGCTTAGAACTGGAGGCGGAGGCGATCCGGGCCTTAATTCCCCGGATTGATGATCAGTTTGTCATTGCCATGAATATGATTTTGCATGGCACCGGCCGTGTCGTTGTCACCGGTATGGGAAAATCAGGGCTTATTGGCAAAAAAATAGCAGCAACCCTGGCCAGCACCGGAACGCCGGCCTTTTTTCTTCATCCGGCCGAGGGCATCCACGGTGACCTCGGCATGGTTACTGCCGCCGATATTGTGTTAGCTATCTCCAACAGTGGCGAAACCAGCGAGCTTGTCAGTATCCTGCCGGCCATTAAAAGGATTGGCGCCGCTATTATTGCCATGACCGGCCGCAAACAATGTACTCTTGTGCAAAATGCCGATGCGTTTCTTAATGTGGCCGTGGAAAAAGAGGCTTGTCCGCTGGGGCTGGCGCCTACGGCCAGCACCACCGCCGCGCTGGCGATGGGGGATGCCCTGGCAGTGGCGCTGCTGTCAGCCCGGAATTTTACGCCGGAAGAGTTTGCTTTATATCATCCGGGCGGGTCCCTGGGCCGCAAGCTGCTGCTGACGGTGGAGAATGTCATGCGCGGCGGCGAAGACCTGCCGGTGATAACACCGGCTAAAACCGTCAAAGAAGCCTTATTTGCCATTACCGCCAAGGGTCTGGGGGCCGTGCTGGTTGTCGAGTCTCTGGCCGGTATGCAGCTGGTGGGGCTGTTAACTGACGGCGACATCCGCCGCAGTCTGGAAAATGGCCACGAGTTTCTGGATAAGCCTGTCGGTGAGCTGATGACCAGACAACCGCGGACAATTGTCAAAGATAAGCTGGCTGCCCAGGCGTTAAATCTAATGGAGAAAAATCAACCCCGGCCCATTACCCTGCTGCCAGTAGTTGACAGTCAGTTCCGGGCAATTGGTATTATTCACCTTACTGACTTATTACGTCAAGGAGTGGTATAA
- the kdsA gene encoding 3-deoxy-8-phosphooctulonate synthase, translating to MHTVQIQDITVGTGQPIALLAGPCVIEEPERTLKIGRAIKEIADRLNIPYIFKASYDKANRSAYNSFRGPGLKEGLRILAHIKKELGVPVVSDIHCVTQIEAAAEVLDILQIPAFLCRQTDLVYEAARTGRAINVKKGQFLAPLDMKNVITKIEEAGNRKILLTERGATFGYNNLVVDFRGLPIMRSLGYPVVFDATHSVQLPGGAGTTSSGQREFVPTLTRAAAAAGIDMLFMEVHDNPPEGKSDACNMLYVDKLEELLTDVLAIDSVVRKHK from the coding sequence ATGCATACAGTACAGATTCAAGACATTACCGTCGGCACCGGGCAGCCAATTGCCCTGCTTGCCGGACCCTGTGTCATCGAAGAGCCGGAACGGACCCTGAAGATTGGCCGGGCCATCAAGGAAATTGCCGACCGGCTGAACATCCCCTATATCTTTAAAGCCTCCTATGATAAGGCCAACCGGTCGGCGTATAACTCCTTCCGCGGACCGGGCCTGAAGGAAGGCCTGCGTATCCTGGCTCATATCAAGAAAGAGCTGGGCGTGCCGGTAGTCAGTGATATCCATTGTGTAACCCAGATCGAAGCAGCGGCCGAGGTGCTGGATATTCTGCAGATCCCTGCTTTTCTCTGCCGGCAGACAGACCTGGTTTACGAGGCCGCCCGCACCGGCCGGGCCATTAATGTGAAAAAAGGCCAGTTTCTGGCCCCGCTGGACATGAAAAATGTTATTACCAAGATCGAGGAGGCCGGCAATCGGAAGATCCTGCTGACCGAGCGGGGGGCCACCTTTGGCTATAACAATCTGGTGGTTGATTTCCGGGGGCTGCCGATTATGCGGTCCCTGGGATATCCGGTGGTATTTGATGCCACCCACAGTGTGCAGCTGCCCGGGGGGGCAGGCACCACCTCCAGCGGCCAGCGGGAGTTTGTTCCCACGCTGACAAGAGCCGCCGCTGCTGCCGGCATTGACATGCTGTTTATGGAAGTCCATGACAACCCGCCTGAGGGTAAATCGGACGCCTGTAATATGCTGTATGTGGATAAACTCGAAGAACTGTTAACAGACGTACTGGCAATCGACAGTGTTGTCAGAAAACATAAATAG
- the kdsB gene encoding 3-deoxy-manno-octulosonate cytidylyltransferase, whose protein sequence is MNFLCVIPARYSSTRLPGKPLAMIAGKPMIQHVYERAKQAKRPATVLVATDHELVYNAVAGFGGEVLMTAAGHPTGTDRLAEVAAHYPAVDVIINVQGDEPLIQPAIIDLLAGAFDDSPGLTMATLMTEMDPDEYKLPSAVKIVVSLDGYALYFSRSLIPFPRNNNLPGGPLPVYKHIGIYAYRRDFLLSYAALPPTPLELTESLEQLRALEHGYKIKVLKTDFKSIGVDTPEELERVNAYFRKHSL, encoded by the coding sequence ATGAATTTTCTCTGTGTAATCCCGGCCCGCTATTCATCAACCCGGCTGCCGGGCAAGCCGCTGGCCATGATTGCCGGCAAACCGATGATCCAGCATGTATATGAGCGGGCTAAACAGGCGAAGCGGCCGGCCACCGTACTGGTGGCGACCGACCATGAACTGGTCTATAACGCGGTTGCCGGTTTTGGCGGCGAGGTATTAATGACCGCTGCCGGTCATCCCACCGGCACCGACCGCCTGGCTGAGGTCGCCGCCCACTATCCGGCGGTTGATGTCATTATCAATGTTCAGGGCGATGAGCCGCTGATTCAACCGGCGATTATTGATCTTCTGGCCGGGGCTTTTGACGACAGTCCCGGGCTTACCATGGCCACCCTGATGACCGAAATGGACCCGGACGAGTACAAGCTGCCCAGCGCGGTCAAGATTGTGGTAAGCCTGGACGGTTATGCCCTCTATTTTTCCCGGTCCCTGATTCCCTTTCCCCGGAATAACAACCTGCCCGGCGGGCCGCTGCCTGTGTATAAACATATCGGCATTTACGCCTACCGGCGTGATTTTCTCCTAAGCTATGCCGCTTTGCCGCCAACGCCGCTGGAGCTGACCGAGTCGCTGGAGCAGCTGCGGGCGCTGGAGCATGGCTACAAAATTAAAGTACTGAAAACCGATTTTAAATCCATCGGTGTTGATACCCCGGAAGAGCTGGAACGGGTCAATGCTTATTTCCGTAAGCACTCACTATAA
- the lpxK gene encoding tetraacyldisaccharide 4'-kinase: MMHQREALQVYLYKLVHGEKGGLLATVLIGVLRGMSLIYGLGVAIKLGMYRLGVLTCNKLPCKVISLGNITVGGTGKTPTAQRLAAIIRDMGYKVAILNRGYRSGWKGEVGVVSDGSKIYMTVTEAGDEAYLLAKSLPGVPVIIGRNRYITGSYAVNNLKAEVIIMDDAYQHWQLQRDLDIVLIDSLNVFGNNFLLPRGTLREPLKNLDRAHAFLLTKVDQAADNARETIKDTLARYNDQALVVESTHTPQCFIEIEEWYKGVRPETVPLGKIQGQPVLPFSAIGNPSSFEKTIIDLGGEIVGSVQFPDHHDYTMAEMQAIMQKAVDNSARALITTDKDAVKIPSEFIHSERPLPVYVLSIEVRFHDGYAELMELIKQVTSHGS; the protein is encoded by the coding sequence ATGATGCATCAGCGTGAAGCGCTACAGGTATATCTATATAAATTAGTGCACGGCGAAAAAGGCGGTCTTTTGGCAACCGTGCTTATTGGCGTGCTCCGCGGCATGTCGCTCATTTATGGCCTTGGAGTCGCAATCAAACTGGGTATGTACCGGTTAGGCGTCTTAACCTGCAACAAACTGCCCTGCAAGGTAATCAGCCTGGGCAATATTACCGTAGGCGGCACCGGTAAAACGCCGACCGCGCAACGCCTGGCGGCAATTATCCGGGATATGGGCTATAAGGTGGCCATTCTCAACCGGGGCTACCGCTCAGGCTGGAAAGGCGAGGTTGGGGTGGTATCGGACGGCAGTAAGATCTATATGACGGTGACTGAGGCCGGCGATGAAGCCTACTTGCTGGCCAAAAGCCTGCCGGGGGTACCGGTTATTATCGGCCGCAACCGTTATATTACCGGCAGTTATGCGGTTAATAACCTTAAGGCTGAGGTGATCATCATGGATGATGCCTATCAGCACTGGCAATTGCAGCGTGATCTGGATATTGTACTGATTGACAGCCTGAATGTCTTTGGCAACAATTTTTTGCTGCCGCGCGGCACGCTGCGCGAGCCGCTCAAAAATCTGGACAGGGCTCATGCCTTTCTCTTAACCAAGGTTGATCAGGCGGCCGACAACGCCCGGGAGACGATTAAGGACACGTTGGCCCGCTATAATGATCAGGCGCTGGTTGTGGAAAGCACCCATACGCCCCAGTGCTTTATCGAGATTGAAGAATGGTATAAGGGGGTACGGCCGGAGACAGTACCGCTTGGCAAAATTCAGGGGCAGCCGGTTTTGCCCTTCTCGGCCATCGGCAACCCGTCGTCCTTTGAAAAGACAATTATCGATTTAGGCGGCGAGATTGTCGGGTCGGTGCAATTTCCCGACCATCACGACTACACGATGGCGGAGATGCAGGCCATTATGCAGAAGGCGGTGGATAACAGCGCCCGCGCCCTGATTACCACCGATAAAGACGCCGTCAAAATCCCTTCCGAGTTTATCCACTCCGAACGGCCGCTGCCGGTCTATGTGCTGTCAATAGAAGTCAGGTTTCATGACGGTTATGCCGAACTTATGGAACTGATAAAACAGGTGACCAGCCATGGTTCCTGA
- a CDS encoding 3-deoxy-D-manno-octulosonic acid transferase, with amino-acid sequence MYFIYNILAVILVIVALPVFAIRTFQEKGFTERLKQSLGWLPAATICKLAGKDVIWLHAASVGEIVAASPIVKEIRHELPGIPVLVSVVTASGYEMAQRIIPEADGVIFSPLDLPWLSRSVITRIRPRVFLLVETELWPNFLKAARELNIPVMMVNGRISEKSLARYSYLKGVLKEMLDTIVKFCMQSTIDAQYITRLGADPDRIVVTGNTKFDQSYTKLNADEKALLHQDLRLRSPGTVIVAGSTHKGEEDLLLAAFTRVVAEFPDTQLIIAPRDIMRAGEIAELAGKYNFTAARRTKLAGGTSGDFMHVIIIDTIGELGKIYGVADIVFIGGSLIAHGGHNLLEPAAHGKPILTGPHMFNFKDTYALLSGRDACETVRDSDSLAAAVLNLLRNPAAARQMGDEALAIIKENQGAARKSAVHLREVLQANDLLQTN; translated from the coding sequence ATGTACTTTATCTACAATATCCTGGCCGTGATTCTGGTAATCGTGGCCTTGCCGGTTTTTGCCATAAGGACCTTTCAGGAAAAAGGTTTTACCGAACGCCTGAAACAGAGTCTGGGCTGGCTGCCGGCAGCGACAATTTGCAAACTGGCCGGTAAAGACGTTATCTGGCTGCATGCTGCCTCAGTCGGTGAAATTGTGGCGGCCAGCCCGATTGTCAAAGAGATTCGCCATGAGCTGCCGGGCATACCGGTCCTGGTATCGGTAGTTACAGCGTCCGGCTATGAGATGGCCCAACGGATCATTCCCGAGGCCGACGGTGTGATCTTTTCGCCGCTGGATCTGCCCTGGCTCAGCCGGTCTGTGATTACGAGAATCCGGCCGCGGGTGTTTTTGCTTGTGGAAACCGAGTTATGGCCTAACTTCCTGAAAGCGGCCCGGGAACTGAATATCCCCGTGATGATGGTTAACGGCCGTATTAGTGAAAAAAGCCTGGCCCGCTATTCCTATTTAAAAGGCGTACTGAAAGAGATGCTGGACACCATCGTAAAATTTTGCATGCAATCCACGATTGATGCTCAATATATTACCAGGCTGGGGGCTGATCCGGACCGGATCGTGGTAACAGGCAACACCAAATTTGACCAGAGCTATACAAAACTGAATGCCGACGAAAAAGCCTTATTGCATCAGGACCTGCGCTTGCGCAGCCCCGGGACGGTCATCGTGGCCGGCAGTACCCATAAAGGGGAAGAAGACCTGCTGCTGGCTGCTTTTACCCGGGTTGTTGCCGAATTTCCGGATACCCAGCTGATTATCGCCCCGCGTGATATCATGCGGGCCGGTGAGATTGCCGAGCTGGCCGGTAAATATAATTTTACCGCTGCCCGGCGGACCAAGCTGGCCGGGGGAACCAGCGGCGATTTTATGCACGTAATTATTATCGACACAATTGGGGAGCTGGGGAAAATCTACGGTGTTGCCGATATCGTTTTTATCGGCGGCAGCCTGATCGCCCACGGCGGCCATAATCTGCTGGAGCCGGCCGCCCATGGCAAACCGATTTTAACCGGACCCCATATGTTCAATTTTAAAGATACCTATGCCCTGCTGTCAGGCCGGGATGCCTGCGAGACCGTCAGGGACAGTGACAGTCTGGCCGCGGCGGTGCTTAATCTGTTAAGAAATCCGGCGGCGGCCCGGCAAATGGGCGATGAGGCCCTGGCCATTATCAAAGAAAATCAGGGCGCTGCCCGTAAAAGCGCTGTTCATTTGAGAGAAGTATTGCAGGCCAATGACTTATTGCAAACGAACTAA
- a CDS encoding ABC transporter ATP-binding protein: protein MKLYLRLLRYIKPYMPRFIVAIICILVASAANLVIPWIIQNVIDDVLAAKDMQMLDTIAVGIVVVYLLRGFFFFGQTYLMSYIGQKVVIDIREAVYRHLQRLSLSYYEKRQTGSIMSYITNDVAALQNALVESVIEAVTESAVLIGSMAAMFYIHWKLALLTFITLPLVAQAINIFGKRLRSASRVMQERAADITSVLQETIASVRVIKSFVREDYEISRFSQQNYSNFRAQMKTAQLSATLTPIVEFLGAIGVTIIIWYGGREVINGHLTAGALIAFLIYVVNITNPIKRLSRVYGNIQRALAAAQRVFDVLDTEPEIQDMPGAKALPAITGRVAFEQVTFSYKTGEVALDDISLVAEPGQMLAIVGPSGAGKTTIANLIPRFYSPEGGVITIDGYDIKTVTLQSLREQIGIVPQETVLFNGTIYDNILYGDLEAAREEIIAAAQAANAHEFIMAMPDQYNTHIGERGSKLSGGQRQRVAIARAILKNPRVLILDEATSALDAESEQLVQGALDRLMIGRTSFVIAHRLSTVQRADLILVMDKGRIVERGSHPELIAAGGLYRKLYQVQFANK, encoded by the coding sequence ATGAAACTTTACCTGCGACTGCTGCGTTATATCAAACCATATATGCCCCGGTTTATCGTGGCGATCATCTGTATTCTGGTGGCGTCTGCCGCCAATCTGGTTATTCCCTGGATTATTCAAAATGTGATTGACGATGTGCTGGCCGCCAAAGACATGCAGATGCTTGATACCATTGCTGTTGGTATTGTGGTTGTGTATTTGCTGCGCGGCTTTTTCTTTTTTGGTCAGACCTACCTGATGTCTTACATCGGGCAAAAAGTGGTTATTGATATCCGTGAGGCCGTATACCGGCATCTGCAGCGCCTGTCCCTGTCGTATTATGAGAAACGGCAGACAGGCAGTATTATGAGCTATATAACCAACGATGTGGCGGCCCTGCAAAACGCCCTGGTGGAAAGTGTAATCGAGGCGGTAACGGAGTCGGCCGTACTCATCGGTTCGATGGCCGCCATGTTTTATATCCACTGGAAATTAGCCCTTCTGACCTTTATTACGCTGCCGCTGGTGGCCCAGGCCATTAATATTTTTGGCAAACGGCTGCGCAGCGCCAGCCGGGTCATGCAGGAACGGGCAGCCGATATTACTTCAGTTTTGCAGGAGACGATTGCCTCTGTACGGGTTATCAAGTCCTTTGTCCGCGAAGACTACGAAATCAGTCGTTTCAGCCAGCAGAACTATTCCAATTTCCGGGCCCAGATGAAAACCGCCCAGCTTAGTGCCACCTTAACGCCGATTGTGGAGTTTCTGGGGGCGATCGGGGTTACGATTATCATCTGGTATGGCGGCCGTGAGGTTATTAACGGCCACCTTACGGCGGGGGCGCTGATTGCGTTCCTCATTTATGTGGTAAATATCACTAACCCCATCAAGCGCCTGAGCCGTGTTTACGGCAACATCCAGCGGGCTTTGGCCGCTGCGCAGCGGGTATTTGACGTGCTGGACACGGAACCGGAAATCCAGGATATGCCCGGGGCTAAGGCGCTGCCGGCCATTACCGGCCGGGTAGCCTTTGAGCAGGTAACCTTTTCCTATAAAACGGGGGAGGTGGCGCTGGACGATATCTCCCTGGTGGCCGAGCCGGGACAAATGCTGGCGATCGTTGGCCCGAGCGGCGCCGGCAAAACGACTATTGCCAACCTGATCCCCCGTTTTTATAGTCCCGAAGGCGGTGTCATCACGATTGACGGCTATGATATTAAGACAGTTACCCTGCAGTCGCTGCGGGAGCAAATAGGGATTGTGCCGCAGGAAACGGTTCTGTTTAACGGCACAATCTATGATAACATCCTGTATGGCGACCTGGAAGCCGCCCGGGAAGAAATCATTGCGGCGGCGCAAGCCGCCAATGCCCACGAATTTATAATGGCCATGCCTGATCAGTACAACACCCATATCGGTGAGCGGGGCTCCAAGCTTTCGGGCGGGCAGCGCCAGCGGGTGGCGATTGCCAGGGCGATTCTCAAAAATCCGCGGGTGCTTATTCTGGATGAAGCGACCTCCGCCCTCGATGCGGAGAGTGAACAACTGGTCCAGGGGGCGCTGGACCGGCTGATGATTGGCCGCACCTCCTTTGTCATTGCCCACCGCCTGTCAACCGTACAGCGGGCCGATCTCATCCTGGTTATGGACAAAGGCCGCATTGTCGAACGTGGTTCCCACCCGGAGCTAATCGCCGCCGGCGGCCTGTACCGCAAGTTATACCAGGTCCAGTTTGCCAATAAATAA
- the lpxB gene encoding lipid-A-disaccharide synthase encodes MKIMLSVGEASGDLHGASVANALKLLQPDIELFGMGGKAMQAAGVTIVYDIAGLGVIGFVEVIKNLGKLFALRDNLAALMDQEQPDALVVIDYPDFNMRLAKIARQKGIPVVSYISPSAWAWRRGRARDVAGIVNKVAAIFPFEAEVYREAGADVTFVGHPLVDIVQPALGKEEAYRYFAVRPDLPLVLLMPGSREQEISTLLPVMLAACELIVEKLPDCQFYLPVASTISREMLQTMLAGQAVKITLTSDYPYDLMGLADAAIAASGTATLETSLMGAPTVIIYRMETLTYILGKLLVKIPDIGLPNIVAGRRIVPELLQAAVNPGAIAAETVKLIADPAVRNQVLADLAEVKAKLGQTGAVKRVAEVILEVASRSTSEVSK; translated from the coding sequence ATGAAAATTATGCTCTCAGTTGGTGAGGCATCAGGCGATTTGCATGGTGCCAGTGTGGCTAACGCCCTGAAACTTTTACAGCCGGATATTGAGCTTTTCGGGATGGGCGGCAAGGCGATGCAGGCCGCCGGTGTTACTATTGTTTATGATATTGCCGGCCTGGGTGTGATTGGATTTGTTGAGGTCATAAAAAATCTGGGCAAACTGTTTGCCTTGAGAGATAATCTTGCCGCCCTGATGGACCAAGAACAGCCGGATGCCCTCGTGGTCATCGACTATCCGGATTTTAATATGAGACTGGCAAAAATAGCCAGACAAAAAGGTATCCCCGTAGTATCGTATATCAGTCCGTCAGCCTGGGCCTGGCGCCGGGGCCGGGCCCGGGACGTGGCCGGCATTGTCAATAAGGTGGCTGCTATTTTTCCCTTTGAAGCAGAAGTCTACCGTGAGGCTGGCGCCGACGTCACTTTTGTCGGCCACCCCCTGGTAGATATCGTACAACCGGCCCTCGGTAAAGAGGAGGCATACCGGTATTTTGCTGTCCGCCCGGACCTCCCGCTGGTGCTGTTGATGCCAGGCAGCCGGGAGCAGGAAATCAGCACCCTGCTGCCGGTCATGCTGGCGGCCTGTGAGCTGATTGTCGAAAAACTGCCGGACTGTCAGTTTTATCTGCCGGTAGCCTCGACAATTTCCCGGGAAATGCTGCAAACGATGCTGGCCGGCCAGGCGGTGAAGATTACCCTGACCAGTGATTATCCCTATGACCTGATGGGGCTGGCCGATGCCGCCATTGCGGCGTCGGGCACCGCGACCCTGGAAACCTCCTTAATGGGGGCACCTACTGTCATTATTTACCGGATGGAGACCCTGACTTATATTTTGGGCAAACTCCTGGTTAAAATCCCTGATATTGGGTTACCGAATATTGTTGCCGGCCGGAGGATTGTGCCGGAATTGCTGCAGGCTGCCGTTAATCCCGGCGCCATTGCGGCGGAGACCGTCAAACTGATTGCCGATCCGGCGGTTAGAAACCAGGTATTAGCCGACCTGGCCGAGGTCAAAGCAAAACTTGGGCAAACCGGCGCCGTAAAAAGAGTTGCTGAAGTCATCCTGGAAGTAGCGTCCCGATCAACGAGCGAGGTATCTAAATGA
- a CDS encoding LpxI family protein — protein MNTIGLIAGVGRLPVEFARAARGMGFAVVAIAVAPGVDSELARIAGKYYTVGLGELDRLLAIVKQEAVPRVTMLGKVTKEHLFSGVAQPDARMRQLLAGLPDLNDDTVMLALVEAFAGEGIGVLDQTQLIRPLMPAAGVLTKRQPTPAEQADMEYGLFMARQIGGLDIGQTVVVKNRAVLAVEAIEGTDACIRRGGQLGRGGVIVAKAAKPNQDLRFDVPSVGPDTLQAMIETGAVALVIEAGKTLVVDKQQVVTLADNNGIAISALS, from the coding sequence ATGAATACCATAGGACTTATTGCCGGCGTTGGCCGGTTACCGGTTGAATTTGCCCGTGCCGCTCGCGGCATGGGCTTTGCCGTGGTCGCGATTGCTGTTGCACCCGGTGTCGACAGCGAGCTGGCCCGGATTGCCGGTAAATATTATACCGTGGGTCTGGGCGAGCTGGACAGACTGCTGGCCATTGTGAAACAGGAAGCCGTGCCCCGGGTTACCATGCTGGGCAAGGTTACGAAAGAGCATCTGTTCAGCGGCGTGGCGCAGCCTGATGCCCGGATGCGGCAGCTCCTGGCCGGGCTTCCCGATCTGAATGACGATACGGTTATGCTGGCTCTGGTGGAGGCGTTTGCCGGTGAAGGCATTGGTGTACTGGATCAGACGCAGCTCATCAGGCCCTTAATGCCGGCAGCCGGGGTGCTGACGAAACGTCAGCCAACCCCGGCCGAGCAGGCCGATATGGAGTATGGCTTATTCATGGCCAGGCAGATTGGCGGCCTGGATATTGGCCAGACCGTAGTGGTTAAAAACCGGGCCGTGCTGGCGGTTGAGGCCATTGAGGGCACCGACGCCTGTATTCGCCGCGGCGGCCAGCTGGGGCGGGGCGGGGTTATTGTTGCCAAAGCCGCCAAGCCCAACCAGGACCTGCGGTTTGATGTGCCCAGCGTGGGGCCGGATACCCTGCAGGCCATGATTGAAACCGGGGCGGTCGCCCTGGTGATTGAGGCCGGGAAGACGCTGGTGGTAGATAAACAGCAGGTAGTGACACTGGCGGATAATAATGGGATTGCCATATCCGCCCTAAGTTAA
- the lpxA gene encoding acyl-ACP--UDP-N-acetylglucosamine O-acyltransferase encodes MKPESVVIPLRKIHETAVVHPSARIGKDVEIGPYAVIGEHVLIGEGTKIGAHAVIDGWTSIGRNCIIHPSASIGGEPQDLKFRGEKSYVFVGDNTKIREFATINRATGEGEETRVGSDCLLMAYTHVAHNCVVGNHVIMSNAATLAGHVVVEDRAVIGGLAGVHQFVKIGRNAMVGGASKVVQDIPPFVIVDGHPAKVCGLNSVGISRAGMSEVARRNLKKAYKILYRSGLSLAQAIAVMEQDLESCEEVEHMLRFLRNAERGICRGRKDLND; translated from the coding sequence ATGAAACCGGAATCGGTTGTAATACCGTTACGTAAAATACACGAAACTGCAGTCGTCCATCCCAGTGCGCGTATCGGCAAAGATGTGGAAATCGGGCCATATGCCGTTATTGGGGAACATGTCCTGATCGGGGAGGGCACGAAAATTGGGGCCCATGCAGTGATTGACGGCTGGACAAGTATTGGCCGCAACTGCATTATCCACCCCAGTGCCTCGATCGGCGGCGAACCGCAGGATCTGAAATTCCGTGGCGAAAAAAGCTATGTTTTTGTTGGCGATAATACCAAAATCCGTGAGTTTGCGACAATTAACCGCGCCACCGGCGAAGGGGAAGAGACCCGGGTTGGTTCGGACTGCCTGCTGATGGCTTACACCCATGTGGCCCACAACTGTGTTGTCGGCAATCATGTCATCATGTCGAATGCCGCTACTCTGGCCGGCCATGTTGTCGTGGAAGACCGGGCTGTAATCGGCGGCCTGGCCGGTGTTCACCAGTTCGTAAAAATTGGCCGTAATGCCATGGTTGGCGGGGCCTCGAAAGTGGTGCAGGACATTCCGCCCTTTGTTATCGTTGACGGCCATCCGGCTAAGGTCTGCGGTCTCAACAGCGTGGGTATCTCCCGGGCCGGCATGAGCGAGGTCGCCCGCCGCAATCTGAAAAAAGCCTATAAGATTTTGTACCGCTCCGGTCTCAGCCTGGCTCAGGCCATTGCGGTTATGGAGCAGGACCTCGAATCCTGTGAGGAAGTTGAGCATATGCTGCGGTTTCTCCGGAACGCGGAACGCGGGATTTGCCGCGGCCGCAAGGATTTAAACGATTAA
- the fabZ gene encoding 3-hydroxyacyl-ACP dehydratase FabZ, with translation MILTAAEIQEVIPHRYPMLLVDRIVELEPMKRAVGIKNVTMNEHFFMGHFPERPVMPGVLILEAMAQVGGVAMLYPEEYRGKLALFGSMDRVKFRRPVTPGDQLYMVAEIIKLRGAAGKLWAEAFVEGQVVAEAEFMFALTSR, from the coding sequence ATGATTTTGACCGCAGCTGAGATTCAAGAGGTTATTCCGCACCGTTATCCAATGCTGCTCGTTGACCGTATTGTCGAACTTGAGCCAATGAAACGGGCCGTAGGGATCAAGAACGTAACCATGAATGAACATTTTTTTATGGGACATTTCCCGGAACGGCCGGTTATGCCCGGGGTACTCATCTTAGAGGCAATGGCGCAGGTGGGCGGGGTTGCCATGCTATACCCGGAAGAATACCGGGGCAAGCTGGCTCTGTTTGGCAGTATGGACAGGGTTAAATTTAGAAGACCGGTGACGCCTGGCGACCAACTGTATATGGTTGCTGAAATCATCAAGCTGCGCGGTGCGGCCGGGAAACTGTGGGCTGAGGCTTTTGTCGAGGGCCAGGTTGTGGCTGAGGCTGAATTTATGTTTGCGCTTACGTCCAGATAA